A window of Aricia agestis chromosome 3, ilAriAges1.1, whole genome shotgun sequence contains these coding sequences:
- the LOC121725399 gene encoding uncharacterized protein LOC121725399 isoform X2, protein MFYAHFVLAKKGPLAKIWLAAHWDKKLTKAHVFETNIEKSVDGILKPKVKMALRTSGHLLLGVVRIYSRKAKYLLQDCNEAFVKIKMAFRPGMVDLPEEHREAAMNAITLPEVFHDFDTAMPELNEVDIEAQFSLNQSRAEEITMREDYGSLNLVTHDDGFGDMGFDTDNPDIMREAIGNEGALEQSNLLFGSSSALELGGKSGSTSDAGVTLAEPRMEAAPHAPLDDGFGGTIGDVPDFGHAGGLFEGDLFGDVTAGSSNAGASAGMPGAEAQPQSLQAEIEAAGAGEGAGAAAEGPDSDDDGDHYDAGNSPHHSWGGSPTHEAEAVAEAAAGAGAEAAADGALMPPPAPPSPPPARPMEIDEDMPEPVRPPSTPAPAIDTTTLLHNDEESFALAPVDATVLKGITKAKRKRKLIVDEVKNISGEEMKNQLSNTSDIVTTLDLAPPTRRLMHWKETGGVEKLFTLPARPIPSRVLFKKYQRMMTQRSEPEETEAARSPDPEPAVAKRGGRKRRHEESFAAAETPAPAEVQPATPVPHDYEPSVGMLGSLGAPLTPGVLGPLTPGTLLHGGLTPAGLQHGAMTPGGLPHGAMTPAGLGHGEQPMDLGLPSSGMTPAGLQHGGMTPGGMTPGGMTPGGMTPGGMTPGGMTPGLGLDSGMTPGGLVHGGLTPAGLHHGGMTPGGLDHGGMTPAGLHHGGMTPAGLQHGGMTPAGLHHGGMTPAGLHHGAMTPAGLHHGGMTPAGLQHGGMTPAGLQHGGMTPSSHMLLQGPEPPPMMPQVGGERPLLTRSAPQSAPAPHDLHAGPLDPLPLPLDHPDYQSGMQMTNLGYDDQQGHNSPQHDYDLPLSVENAEEGEREVGETEEQFEERVLNRRAAQLFAAVRSKLAAGQCLAFADIAPRHNTRKQVAQKFYSLLVLKKHQMLKIEQSETYGPITFTKGAQFETEAI, encoded by the exons ATGTTTTACGCACACTTTGTGCTAGCCAAAAAAGGCCCTTTGGCTAAGATTTGGCTGGCTGCTCATTGGGACAAAAAACTTACAAAGGCCCATGTTTTCGAAACGAACATAGAAAAATCAGTTGATGGTATTCTAAAGCCAAAGGTGAAAATGGCTCTGCGAACTTCGGGTCATTTACTACTTGGAGTTGTCAGAATTTACTCCAGAAAAGCTAAATATCTTCTCCAGGATTGTAATGAAGCGTTCGTCAAGATCAAG ATGGCCTTTAGGCCTGGTATGGTTGATTTGCCTGAAGAACACAGAGAGGCGGCAATGAATGCAATCACATTGCCAGAAGTGTTTCATGACTTTGACACAGCTATGCCAGAATTAAA tGAAGTGGATATTGAGGCTCAGTTTTCACTCAATCAATCAAGAGCCGAAGAAATTACTATGCGTGAAGATTATGGTTCTTTGAACTTGGTGACCCATGATGATGGATTTGGTGACATGGGATTTGATACGGACAACCCTGATATTATGAGAGAAGCCATTGGAAATGAAGGAGCTTTAGAGCAG agtAACCTGCTGTTTGGCTCGTCATCTGCATTGGAGCTTGGTGGCAAGTCCGGGAGCACTAGCGATGCAGGGGTGACTCTAGCTGAACCACGGATGGAGGCAGCTCCACATGCACCTTTGGATGATGGTTTCGGTGGCACCATAGGAGACGTACCTGACTTTGGAC atgCGGGAGGTCTATTCGAAGGTGATCTGTTCGGTGATGTGACTGCTGGCAGCTCAAACGCTGGAGCCTCGGCCGGCATGCCCGGGGCGGAGGCTCAACCACAGTCGTTGCAG GCGGAGATAgaggcggcgggcgcgggggagggcgcgggcgcggcggcggaGGGCCCGGACTCCGACGACGACGGCGACCACTACGACGCCGGCAACTCGCCGCACCACAG TTGGGGCGGGTCGCCGACTCACGAGGCGGAAGCGGTAGCGGAGGCGGCAGCGGGCGCGGGCGCGGAGGCGGCGGCGGACGGCGCGCTCAtgccgccccccgcgccgccctcCCCGCCACCCGCTAGGCCCATG GAGATAGACGAGGACATGCCTGAGCCGGTGCGGCCGCCGTCGACGCCCGCGCCCGCCATTGACACCACTACGCTGTTGCACAACGACGAGGAGTCCTTCGCACTGGCGCCCGTTGACGCTACGGTCTTGAAGG GTATAACGAAAGCGAAGCGCAAGCGTAAACTCATTGTAGACGAAGTGAAAAACATATCGGGCGAGGAAATGAAGAACCAACTGAGCAACACCTCAGATATCGTCACTACGTTGGACCTTGCGCCTCCCACACGAAGACTCATGCACTGGAAAGAGACTGGAGGAGTGGAGAAACTGTTCACGTTGCCCGCTCGACCTATACCGTCGAGAGTGCTGTTTAAG AAATACCAGCGCATGATGACGCAACGGAGCGAGCCCGAAGAAACCGAGGCGGCGCGGTCCCCCGACCCTGAGCCTGCTGTGGCTAAACGCGGGGGACGGAAACGAAGGCATGAAGAG AGCTTTGCTGCAGCGGAGACGCCGGCGCCTGCGGAGGTCCAGCCGGCCACACCAGTACCACATGACTATGAGCCGTCTGTCG GTATGCTGGGCTCGCTGGGTGCGCCTCTTACCCCGGGCGTGCTGGGTCCTCTGACGCCGGGCACGCTCCTACACGGCGGCCTGACACCGGCCGGTCTGCAGCACGGAGCTATGACGCCAG GAGGCCTACCTCATGGAGCGATGACGCCAGCTGGCTTGGGTCACGGAGAACAACCTATGGACCTGGGACTACCGTCCAGTGGCATGACTCCAGCGGGACTTCAACATGGAG GCATGACGCCCGGTGGCATGACCCCGGGAGGCATGACCCCGGGAGGCATGACACCTGGCGGCATGACGCCCGGCGGGATGACGCCGGGATTGGGTCTGGACAGCGGGATGACGCCGGGCGGCCTGGTGCATGGAGGGTTGACGCCGGCGGGACTACATCATGGTGGTATGACTCCAG GCGGCTTAGACCACGGTGGTATGACTCCAGCGGGGCTCCATCACGGAGGCATGACGCCGGCGGGTCTCCAGCACGGAGGCATGACCCCGGCGGGTCTCCACCATGGAGGGATGACGCCGGCGGGCCTCCACCACGGGGCCATGACGCCGGCGGGCCTACATCACGGAGGAATGACGCCCGCGGGCCTCCAGCACGGTGGAATGACGCCGGCTGGCCTACAGCACGGTGGAATGACGCCGTCAA GTCACATGCTGCTGCAGGGTCCGGAGCCGCCGCCAATGATGCCGCAGGTGGGCGGGGAGCGGCCGCTGCTGACGCGGTCGGCGCCGCAGTCCGCCCCCGCGCCGCACGACTTGCACGCCGGCCCGCTCGACCCGCTGCCGCTGCCGCTTGACCACCCCGACTACCAG AGTGGCATGCAAATGACGAACTTAGGGTACGACGATCAACAGGGACACAACAGTCCACAGCATGATTACGATTTACCGCTCAGTGTGGAAaat GCGGAGGAAGGCGAGCGCGAGGTGGGTGAGACGGAGGAGCAGTTCGAAGAGCGCGTGCTGAACCGGCGCGCGGCCCAGCTGTTCGCAGCCGTGCGCTCCAAGCTCGCCGCCGGCCAGTGCCTCGCCTTCGCCGACATCGCGCCCCGACATAATACGAGGAAGCAG GTGGCGCAAAAGTTCTACAGTTTACTTGTGTTGAAAAAACATCAAATGTTAAAGATAGAACAATCGGAAACGTATGGACCTATTACTTTCACAAAGGGCGCTCAGTTCGAAACGGAGGCCATTTAA
- the LOC121725399 gene encoding uncharacterized protein LOC121725399 isoform X1, producing the protein MFYAHFVLAKKGPLAKIWLAAHWDKKLTKAHVFETNIEKSVDGILKPKVKMALRTSGHLLLGVVRIYSRKAKYLLQDCNEAFVKIKMAFRPGMVDLPEEHREAAMNAITLPEVFHDFDTAMPELNEVDIEAQFSLNQSRAEEITMREDYGSLNLVTHDDGFGDMGFDTDNPDIMREAIGNEGALEQSNLLFGSSSALELGGKSGSTSDAGVTLAEPRMEAAPHAPLDDGFGGTIGDVPDFGHAGGLFEGDLFGDVTAGSSNAGASAGMPGAEAQPQSLQAEIEAAGAGEGAGAAAEGPDSDDDGDHYDAGNSPHHSWGGSPTHEAEAVAEAAAGAGAEAAADGALMPPPAPPSPPPARPMEIDEDMPEPVRPPSTPAPAIDTTTLLHNDEESFALAPVDATVLKGITKAKRKRKLIVDEVKNISGEEMKNQLSNTSDIVTTLDLAPPTRRLMHWKETGGVEKLFTLPARPIPSRVLFKKYQRMMTQRSEPEETEAARSPDPEPAVAKRGGRKRRHEESFAAAETPAPAEVQPATPVPHDYEPSVEPEDGARTPRHEPEDHSPGMLGSLGAPLTPGVLGPLTPGTLLHGGLTPAGLQHGAMTPGGLPHGAMTPAGLGHGEQPMDLGLPSSGMTPAGLQHGGMTPGGMTPGGMTPGGMTPGGMTPGGMTPGLGLDSGMTPGGLVHGGLTPAGLHHGGMTPGGLDHGGMTPAGLHHGGMTPAGLQHGGMTPAGLHHGGMTPAGLHHGAMTPAGLHHGGMTPAGLQHGGMTPAGLQHGGMTPSSHMLLQGPEPPPMMPQVGGERPLLTRSAPQSAPAPHDLHAGPLDPLPLPLDHPDYQSGMQMTNLGYDDQQGHNSPQHDYDLPLSVENAEEGEREVGETEEQFEERVLNRRAAQLFAAVRSKLAAGQCLAFADIAPRHNTRKQVAQKFYSLLVLKKHQMLKIEQSETYGPITFTKGAQFETEAI; encoded by the exons ATGTTTTACGCACACTTTGTGCTAGCCAAAAAAGGCCCTTTGGCTAAGATTTGGCTGGCTGCTCATTGGGACAAAAAACTTACAAAGGCCCATGTTTTCGAAACGAACATAGAAAAATCAGTTGATGGTATTCTAAAGCCAAAGGTGAAAATGGCTCTGCGAACTTCGGGTCATTTACTACTTGGAGTTGTCAGAATTTACTCCAGAAAAGCTAAATATCTTCTCCAGGATTGTAATGAAGCGTTCGTCAAGATCAAG ATGGCCTTTAGGCCTGGTATGGTTGATTTGCCTGAAGAACACAGAGAGGCGGCAATGAATGCAATCACATTGCCAGAAGTGTTTCATGACTTTGACACAGCTATGCCAGAATTAAA tGAAGTGGATATTGAGGCTCAGTTTTCACTCAATCAATCAAGAGCCGAAGAAATTACTATGCGTGAAGATTATGGTTCTTTGAACTTGGTGACCCATGATGATGGATTTGGTGACATGGGATTTGATACGGACAACCCTGATATTATGAGAGAAGCCATTGGAAATGAAGGAGCTTTAGAGCAG agtAACCTGCTGTTTGGCTCGTCATCTGCATTGGAGCTTGGTGGCAAGTCCGGGAGCACTAGCGATGCAGGGGTGACTCTAGCTGAACCACGGATGGAGGCAGCTCCACATGCACCTTTGGATGATGGTTTCGGTGGCACCATAGGAGACGTACCTGACTTTGGAC atgCGGGAGGTCTATTCGAAGGTGATCTGTTCGGTGATGTGACTGCTGGCAGCTCAAACGCTGGAGCCTCGGCCGGCATGCCCGGGGCGGAGGCTCAACCACAGTCGTTGCAG GCGGAGATAgaggcggcgggcgcgggggagggcgcgggcgcggcggcggaGGGCCCGGACTCCGACGACGACGGCGACCACTACGACGCCGGCAACTCGCCGCACCACAG TTGGGGCGGGTCGCCGACTCACGAGGCGGAAGCGGTAGCGGAGGCGGCAGCGGGCGCGGGCGCGGAGGCGGCGGCGGACGGCGCGCTCAtgccgccccccgcgccgccctcCCCGCCACCCGCTAGGCCCATG GAGATAGACGAGGACATGCCTGAGCCGGTGCGGCCGCCGTCGACGCCCGCGCCCGCCATTGACACCACTACGCTGTTGCACAACGACGAGGAGTCCTTCGCACTGGCGCCCGTTGACGCTACGGTCTTGAAGG GTATAACGAAAGCGAAGCGCAAGCGTAAACTCATTGTAGACGAAGTGAAAAACATATCGGGCGAGGAAATGAAGAACCAACTGAGCAACACCTCAGATATCGTCACTACGTTGGACCTTGCGCCTCCCACACGAAGACTCATGCACTGGAAAGAGACTGGAGGAGTGGAGAAACTGTTCACGTTGCCCGCTCGACCTATACCGTCGAGAGTGCTGTTTAAG AAATACCAGCGCATGATGACGCAACGGAGCGAGCCCGAAGAAACCGAGGCGGCGCGGTCCCCCGACCCTGAGCCTGCTGTGGCTAAACGCGGGGGACGGAAACGAAGGCATGAAGAG AGCTTTGCTGCAGCGGAGACGCCGGCGCCTGCGGAGGTCCAGCCGGCCACACCAGTACCACATGACTATGAGCCGTCTGTCG AGCCGGAGGACGGAGCGCGCACGCCAAGACACGAACCAGAAGACCACTCGCCAG GTATGCTGGGCTCGCTGGGTGCGCCTCTTACCCCGGGCGTGCTGGGTCCTCTGACGCCGGGCACGCTCCTACACGGCGGCCTGACACCGGCCGGTCTGCAGCACGGAGCTATGACGCCAG GAGGCCTACCTCATGGAGCGATGACGCCAGCTGGCTTGGGTCACGGAGAACAACCTATGGACCTGGGACTACCGTCCAGTGGCATGACTCCAGCGGGACTTCAACATGGAG GCATGACGCCCGGTGGCATGACCCCGGGAGGCATGACCCCGGGAGGCATGACACCTGGCGGCATGACGCCCGGCGGGATGACGCCGGGATTGGGTCTGGACAGCGGGATGACGCCGGGCGGCCTGGTGCATGGAGGGTTGACGCCGGCGGGACTACATCATGGTGGTATGACTCCAG GCGGCTTAGACCACGGTGGTATGACTCCAGCGGGGCTCCATCACGGAGGCATGACGCCGGCGGGTCTCCAGCACGGAGGCATGACCCCGGCGGGTCTCCACCATGGAGGGATGACGCCGGCGGGCCTCCACCACGGGGCCATGACGCCGGCGGGCCTACATCACGGAGGAATGACGCCCGCGGGCCTCCAGCACGGTGGAATGACGCCGGCTGGCCTACAGCACGGTGGAATGACGCCGTCAA GTCACATGCTGCTGCAGGGTCCGGAGCCGCCGCCAATGATGCCGCAGGTGGGCGGGGAGCGGCCGCTGCTGACGCGGTCGGCGCCGCAGTCCGCCCCCGCGCCGCACGACTTGCACGCCGGCCCGCTCGACCCGCTGCCGCTGCCGCTTGACCACCCCGACTACCAG AGTGGCATGCAAATGACGAACTTAGGGTACGACGATCAACAGGGACACAACAGTCCACAGCATGATTACGATTTACCGCTCAGTGTGGAAaat GCGGAGGAAGGCGAGCGCGAGGTGGGTGAGACGGAGGAGCAGTTCGAAGAGCGCGTGCTGAACCGGCGCGCGGCCCAGCTGTTCGCAGCCGTGCGCTCCAAGCTCGCCGCCGGCCAGTGCCTCGCCTTCGCCGACATCGCGCCCCGACATAATACGAGGAAGCAG GTGGCGCAAAAGTTCTACAGTTTACTTGTGTTGAAAAAACATCAAATGTTAAAGATAGAACAATCGGAAACGTATGGACCTATTACTTTCACAAAGGGCGCTCAGTTCGAAACGGAGGCCATTTAA